The window gtccgaacatgattagcgggatcacccgtgccatcgtaagcttttatggttgggagcttgaattttcgggaaatccttgcacccatgatttcttgcgtaaaagggggaaccgggttatcaggatcgcctgctggtaacaagtgaatttgattcatcacggtttgacgagggttttcatccctagattccgggggttgcatccttgcctggtctctttttaaccgtgcgatttcctcttcataggcccggatcctttcctcataagttattggcccccggggctcattagtttcttgcctatggcggcgtcgacggtgtcgatcagcatctctcctccttcgagggggtgtatcatgctcctgctccgattcggaagagtcgtagtcagttacatgcacatagtcatctcttgtgcctccacgggtggttgtagtgaccgttgagtaatgtgtgccggcgtcggtgacggttgctattactcgagtcagagggggcagcgagccaaaagtcaggggagtagtagtttgagcaatggtcgtaccaagcgggagggaggtagttacaggggttgattcagtcgagactccggtggtggttcgactgcgtggaacatggatttcagaacgtggtccggttgggttcgtcatggttgttgtttcgtttcccacagacggcgccaaatgttatagaactaaaaagggggtgagcgattcgtgctttggactggtctcgatacgagatgcctacgtatcttctgcgtggagaagaatcaagtccaaaacgtagttctagttatgaggggtagagccctttatataggcgcttcggagtcagaagtgggacggaagtacgattccgtgtatctgacttcttatcgaagtatgcctcgaagcaagagataagatagaactcttatcctcttgttgttgatgtttatccgaacttctgaatatttatctgctagaatcagatgtattatagaattTAGACTCGTAACTGGACCTCTaactgggcctctattaattaattacgaaattaattaatatttaagagcctcaggccctatttaactgggctttagtgttcttgggcttttaatatctaataatcaaatattacttctgacccatatcagcaggcggctgattttcaggagcatatctgactaagtaaggaagataaagatcaagagagattgtgcagatcaggacagcagaaggatagctactgattagattattttaggaagcagataattgtaaatcaatcagtagatatcatgaaactgtgtatataaacacagcttagggtttactctagatgagttatcaattgaatatcattcgtgtaacctagcagctcttagtgataaaatataaatcactaagcgattatttgtaagctactgtgatttgtgaataagagtttagttgaattactctcttatactggtgttctgttttgattgtgttcactatattatattatatagtgaggttattcggcctaacaatgCGCCTCTCACTTGGCAAAACTGTCCAGGAGAAGGAAGAAATTGCTAAATTCAGCCAGTGGGTGCTTGATGTGGGAAACGGTCATCTACCCAATGTGCATCCGGACGATACCGTTAATGATCCTGATGTGATCATCCCGGATAAATTCCTGATTCACTCAACTAGGCAGCCGATCAAAGATATAGTTGATGTTATTTATCCAGATATTTCCACAAACATATCAAATACAGAATTTTTGAAGCAAAGGTCAATTTTGACTCCAACCAATGCTATTGTCAATGACGTCAATTCATACATCCTAGATCAGTTGCTCGGTACAGTACACACCTATTACAGCCAGGATTCTTTGTCGGACAATGTTCAAGCGAATGCTGAGTTTGGAGCTGGTTTTCCGGTGGAATATCTCAATTCCATCAATATGCCAAGTCTGCCGAGACAtgatttgaagttaaaaatagGCTCCGTCATAATGCTGAtgagaaatttgaatcaactcaTGGGCCTCTGTAATGGTACAAGAATGATTGTTAAAAAATGCATGCCTAACAGCATTCTCTGCGAAATTTTGACCGGTTCTGAAGCTGGCTCGATGCACATCATCCTGCGAATTGAGATGGAACCCAGCGACTCTCAGTGGCCTGTTGAATTCAAGAGGGTTCAGTTTCCTATGCAATTGTGCTTTGCCATGACAATAAACAAAAGCCAGGGACAGTCTCTCGACAAGGTTGGTCTATATTTACCGAGATCCGTTTTTACCCATGGACAACTTTATGTCGCCGTATCCAGGGTCACTTCTCCCTCGGGTCTTCACATTTTAATTGACAGTGATGCTGGAGGCTCTACTAACATTACTGCCAATGTTGTTTTTGAGGAGGTTTTCTACAATTTACCTCATTAGGCTGTGTTCTGTATTCTATTACTTAAGACATCGTCAAGCTTTGTTCAGGCTACATAGTTTGTTTGTCAGCTCTGAAAAACCATTGATGTAAACTGTTTATTTTGCATGCTAAGTATAAGCTATTTCTCCTTTCCCAGATTATGTATTACGTGTTTTTTAATATAGCAAcaccaatttaaaaaaaaacataattttcaGCTTAATTGGCACAAGAAAATCCCATGCTGATATGTCGTTATAGTCGTATACGGATAGTTAATCCATCTGTTTAATAAACCATCAAGATATTTTATCCATATTTTGAGGAAAGGATCAGCATTGACTTGAAGAAGGATATGGATGGTTGTTCGTTTAGATGTACATTGAACAATCATATGCTGTGATTCTGATCCTTTACCGAGTTGAAAGGAAAGAATAACAATCTTTTTATTTATGCATTAATTGTATTGTTTGATTTGTTCATTTATAATTGATAATTGATATTGATAATTGATCAGATACACATTATCACTTATAATTCGCATAAGTTTCTGTATATATAGTACCTCATGTTATTCTTCAGTTGTGATAAGTCCTGCATTCCCCATTTGTGTATTGCTCCATGTCTTTCACTCTATCCATTTTATTCCTTAAATTCATATACCTTTGTTCATGATATAATATTCTCTTATTGTTTTATTATCAGTTTTGTGGTAGTTGTTCGGTGAAAACtacactacacgcaagcgcacgtgatcacaagtaatatatttgttcgttcccacagagactggtgaattaagaatacgcacctatgcaacaatgtatgatcaattctcactgccaagacaattaacaaggatggtttcttttatactaataactaaaattactaatcaaattcagaataggaaaacacatgggattctaacttcattatcgaattcatctagaattgaaattactgattaacatgtgactgttgatcctaatcagacaacacgaaagtaatacatgccaactctcgttgcacacatatcataccaatcaaaatccgcaattaagacagaaatctcatggacaccaacaaagctcagaccctatatctctatagcggtagtgtaagcagagaggtttaaataacaagtcatctatcgtgattacacagggtgataaaaatagttcaagtctaccacaaattatgtttcattcacataatcctatgtttacatggcatagttctaaattcaatcatccactctcgcttcagaaagaattaacaaacaacttagaagttagctacgctcctaagaagaataagcacggctcatgcaaagaaatcagcgtacgtcacaaaatcaagtaattaatattcgttactagactacatcgataaatccattagaatcccatgaaggcggttagttcataatcgaactaatcgacatcatgggttctaatgaaagcatgataaataaaagacaagaattaaacgaactaaaaatgcttgaattaataataataaggatcacacgttacagatttgatgttcacgatcttgctcgaaactgtcacttcctcgcaaagaacgatccaatacaactgataatgtgctttgatacaaaagaaaactaactaTGAAATTGTTTCGATATTCTACGATAAAAACTACTTctccgaggctagggtttttacacttgagagattaaaatgctttgactaagtcaaccgggcctcgtccgctgcgaaaatccatcagcaaagctataaaaatcggcccggaacacttctggagggcgccaccgcgctatactagcgcgggcgcgctagtggcagcagtagatagcgcgggcgcgctagaggttagcgcgggcgcgctactgtctgccactggcagcccaattcttcgtttttcagctcgttctcgcgtgcatgtccttcctcgctctagtaccacttccgtaggtgatcacggttgcatttagcatatgcaacaagccctttaaacccctagatagctctagtggacgagtgtgctctcgtgagggtttgtagaagatatacccacaaaatcccaagtcgcgatgaatccacaattctctattcttgcaaataatgcactaaaaacaacctaaaatgatagaaaatcacttcatcacctcaactcgtgacctgcacagaaaaacaataaaaacacatcaaaagacactaaacacttaagtacaaccaaccaatttaagtggaaatgaaggcctataagtgtgtataaataccacttatcacacccccaaacttaaactgatgcttgtcctcaagcgtcaacgacactatacaataatacaatgcaatgcatgaatgcaactacgtgatgaatgagtaaactatgaagtaattgccttgccaattataatacctcagattgtgctaatgttctcgaatttcatctctctcgctaccaagtcaattactcttctatttacaagtgtggagtgcccgtgtgtgcaagcatgctcttttattgagacaagacaaaactactactcccacagaatcccaatcaagaatcgtaaaagtttaaaactaacaccccgtcactcaagtccaactaaagccaaggtcccaaagaatgtccacacccttctattttattcactatatattttttttttctttttctttttatcggtgattaattgctcggtctagggtcagagcgcttcgcagtgtaaatgcgttacgaacaccataagacttcacacaccaattattcactttattctagtggtttatttaactgtgcaatggttgagatccctaaagatttatgcactagtacccatgtagcgagcgttgggtcaacaatcccaaaccacgaagggctttaggttgttaggcacaaagtcccctcagacttaattactcgagtactaatgagctcaacctagttaattctaccacttatttttttagtgaatttatttactactctttttttttttctttttttttctagaaaggtataactactcctcagttcccccaaacttaagatttacagacttaagctgaaggatgctcaattcaatcctagaattcatggaatttcgtctaaatcctatctcaagaacatatgtgaattacaatttccaacacaagcaatttccaagtactaacctagcattgcaattgaaactactaatcaagaactacgcacataactcatcataggcaattaacttggcttaacttcataattcatgcaaatgctcgtgatactaactacgacaattaccactaaacaggtaaaataaaaaaaattgagaaaaattagaaagaaaacgtgagaaataatcaaagcaaaataaaataaacgtgaactacatgatctaactaacacatgcaaataataaaaaaaaaactatctaataatatgctcttccttagattaccacccccaaacttaaaatattcaatgtccccattgaaagtgataaaaaggctagagcacccacatacctactcggagtccgagtcctccccctcctctgctggaggtgaatcaggtggaggatactgcatccctgctccgaatactggccactgaactgtgaccccctgtgcctggaaagcactacctagagcctgtgtcaagtcaaaagcaaacctctggtggatgtcatgcatggtatccatccgtctcgctaggcggcgataatgagcatctcccatcggttcggagctcctctccgtctgtgaagtaccagctccagaagctctaggatgctccctcctcacaaactctggacgtccccctggcatctcatcatataagtacccgaggcctcgagggtggggaattcctccatcccactctgtcatccgactgatcgccgaatgatcaataggtgtccctggcaactgtaattgctcgttggatggccaacgaacaccgctcgatcgacagagcttcgtcacaattgtgccatatggaatggcaccagtggttcctcccttcaagaacctcagaatcccctgatgaataacatgtcccagatcaatatacttgcccgagacaatcccaaagagcagaatagctctctccactgtcacctcatgcccatgtgaagatggcatgatgttagcacagatgaaggcgttccacgccttcgcataccggttcaacgcggctgctggaaacgaaacatgtgccggcaaaggaggtgcagtcatcttccaatgcgtgtccggtacacacatgtcatacaccaaccgctcaaaatCAATTGGATCGTCATCAaaacggcgtttggcacgcccaatcctctcaaccacccaatcttcttcattacggcgcttggcacgccccccaataactctacggatcgcctccgcactataatcaacacggattccccgcaccaccgtgaatccatcgcgattctccttggcattagcataaaactctcgaataatagccaagggaaccgcctccggagcctcgcaaaaagattcccaaccccgctcttgaaccatgttcaaaagctcaccatcctccgccgtgggtaagaatcccctctccttgactaacgacttattcataagccgttgaaactcggttcgcgcaccatccgaggtgaactcaacctcacccatcgaggaagaatcgctagatgcgggggcttgggtgcttgttccttgtgatcttcgggctcttttgggtgccattggtaaagatttagagttgcaagagattcgtgtgtagtgggtttgagagattggatgaaggttgtgtgtatggatgtgtatatgtaattagggtttagagaattataatgagatttggatatgggttttgtgtttatataaggattgtagagttgagttagggttttatgggatgtatttcgggctaggcatgcaaaattaggattgtgggcttttaaaaacgaaaaaagaaaatttttgggtGAAAATTCGGCTgactcggcagtcagtagcgcggccgcgctaagtatagcgcgggcgcgctgtgcaacttagcgcgggcgcgctgacactagcgcgggcgcgctagtgtctgacacccgggggctgaatttttcgatttttgtgtttttgaggtttacaatggtacaatgtggttccaatgcgtgggttgcctcccacgaagcgcttgtttaacgtcgttagctcgacgtgaagtccagacttaatccgattccgatgaagtatcctgtggaggatacctcgttccataaccaaacgaatcccaagtaatattaacatctagtgccaagaatgcttcagcaagagagtctgttaatatatcagcaaaacgaccaattcgttcttccactgcgtcaatacgcctgattaaccttcggtactgtgcttcattcaatgttgaatttgcaggtgattgaatctcagattggttactcgcactggtagagaatagaggacaagtgtctccacttgcattaaagtttgagtctgagtgagctctaattctgtgccaattagtcagctggatttcctgagtgacttcgaccgcttcatcctcctctgattcttcctcttttggaattttccactttagatctttgtgctcagcagcggctaggttctctatcagttcgtaagcatcatcgaagcttttattccacaaacttcctccagctgccacgtctaactctgctctacattgactgttaagacccctgtagaagtaattaattgccattcccggaggcatgtcatcttctttgagattttcgagaatcttcttgaatcggtcccacgctaggcaaagatattctcccgagaattgagagaatttgccttcagtgtttttgatagctgatactttgattagaggataaaaccttgtacagaatattttctccaacttgttccagctattagtagtgcttgccgagagagagataaaccacgatcgtgctacatcacgtagcatgaatggaaagagtctcagcttcactagatctttaggtccgatattgaaatccaatgcagtaatgaatttctcgaaattctTTAGATgtaggtttgggtcctcaagaacagaacccccaaattgaatggtgtcttgcagcttgagaatgattgatggtttGATGCGAATGCCACTGGCTGATATTGCtggttcaattgtgtcagcctgattatcattgatgttcaaacgagaaaattcacgtgacgcctcaccaactgctgtccttgcATAATTCATTGTTTCAGACTCAGAGaaagaagatgaatccattgcttccttaCTGGTTTGAGAatgtgtttgcataaacgcgatccaagcacctgaaataaagaaaagaagaaaagtgagaagagaatagaatcctagtcagtgaattttaatgcacactgatgacaagtacgtaaactaattaattaacaccgagtccccggcagcggcgccaaaaacttgttcggtgaaaactacactacacgcaagcgcacgtgatcacaagtaatatatttgttcgttcccacagagactggtgaattaagaatacgcacctatgcaacaatgtatgatcaattctcactgccaagacaattaacaaggatggtttcttttatactaataactaaaattactaatcaaattcagaataggaaaacacatgggattctaacttcattatcgaattcatctagaattgaaattactgattaacatgtgactgttgatcctaatcagacaacacgaaagtaatacatgccaactctcgttgcacacatatcataccaatcaaaatccgcaattaagacagaaatctcatggacaccaacaaagctcagaccctatatctctatagcggtagtgtaagcagagaggtttaaataacaagtcatctatcgtgattacacagggtgataaaaatagttcaagtctaccacaaattatgtttcattcacataatcctatgtttacatggcatagttctaaattcaatcatccactctcgcttcagaaagaattaacaaacaacttagaagttagctacgctcctaagaagaataagcacggctcatgcaaagaaatcagcgtacgtcacaaaatcaagtaattaatattcgttactagactacatcgataaatccattagaatcccatgaaggcggttagttcataatcgaactaatcgacatcatgggttctaatgaaagcatgataaataaaagacaagaattaaacgaactaaaaatgcttgaattaataataataaggatcacacgttacagatttgatgttcacgatcttgctcgaaactgtcacttcctcgcaaagaacgatccaatacaactgataatgtgctttgatacaaaagaaaactaactaTGAAATTGTTTCGATATTCTACGATAAAAACTACTTctccgaggctagggtttttacacttgagagattaaaatgctttgactaagtcaaccgggcctcgtccgctgcgaaaatccatcagcaaagctataaaaatcggcccggaacacttctggagggcgccaccgcgctatactagcgcgggcgcgctagtggcagcagtagatagcgcgggcgcgctagaggttagcgcgggcgcgctactgtctgccactggcagcccaattcttcgtttttcagctcgttctcgcgtgcatgtccttcctcgctctagtaccacttccgtaggtgatcacggttgcatttagcatatgcaacaagccctttaaacccctagatagctctagtggacgagtgtgctctcgtgagggtttgtagaagatatacccacaaaatcccaagtcgcgatgaatccacaattctctattcttgcaaataatgc of the Daucus carota subsp. sativus chromosome 4, DH1 v3.0, whole genome shotgun sequence genome contains:
- the LOC108203437 gene encoding uncharacterized protein LOC108203437, with protein sequence MRLSLGKTVQEKEEIAKFSQWVLDVGNGHLPNVHPDDTVNDPDVIIPDKFLIHSTRQPIKDIVDVIYPDISTNISNTEFLKQRSILTPTNAIVNDVNSYILDQLLGTVHTYYSQDSLSDNVQANAEFGAGFPVEYLNSINMPSLPRHDLKLKIGSVIMLMRNLNQLMGLCNGTRMIVKKCMPNSILCEILTGSEAGSMHIILRIEMEPSDSQWPVEFKRVQFPMQLCFAMTINKSQGQSLDKVGLYLPRSVFTHGQLYVAVSRVTSPSGLHILIDSDAGGSTNITANVVFEEVFYNLPH